TGTACAAGTATTCATACGGACACAGGCAAGAGGCAGGAAATCAACTGGAGCTTCGAGGCTTCGAGCCACACGCAAGAGAGGTCAAGCAAGAAAAACGAAGCAACCAAGAGCATGAAGCGCTCGCTACTGGTTAGTAAAACGGCAGGGAAACCAGTACCCTCGTACAAAACGCTCGAGcacgccgctgctgctccctgTACCTTTTGCACTAATCTCCGCGTTGAATCAACAAAAAATCTCTGGAGAACCCCTCCCTCTTCTCTATACCTATGACAAGCTCATGACCCACCCCCGTTCATGAACTTCTTCACCTCGTCATACAGGACAAGTATGGCGGCCGCGCCGGTGCTCCGGAACATGTTAGACAGAGCTCCCCGGTAGAACGATCTGATCCCCTCCGCCTTGTACACCTTCCTCCAGCAATCGAGGGTGCCGCTGTACATCTGCACCTCCATCCCCGACTGCATCATCATCCTCCGCCGTACCGTGTCCAGCGGGTACGAGATGAGCCCCGCCGTGGATGTGACCGCCTGCGCTGTCGCCCAGCGCTGCCACAACGGGGACTCGAGCGGCACCAGCGTGTCCTTTGCGGTGTCAAAGCCTCCAAAGTATAAGCCCCGGTGGACGACCATCCCGTGGAGCGACGCTGGTAGTCCTCTGTAGATGCCCCGGATGCCGTTCTTCTTGTAGATGGTTTGGATGAAGTGCCGGATGCCTTTGAACTGGCGAGTGTCTGTTCGGCCAATGTCGGCTGCAAGACGGGTATGGGCGATGTCGAGTGGGTAAATGATGACCAGAGTAGTACAcccggcagcggcaccagcgACGAAATTGGTAAGGGCGATAGATCTGAACTTGTTGTCCGCTGAGGTTCCAGCATCTTTCAGTATGCTCCTGTACAGATCCTGCAAGCATCATTAAGAGAGATTATAGACATCAGATAACCATTAGATGGTCTTCCAGAGCTCTTTTTAGGTAAATAGTCCTCCAGAGCTGATAGTTAATCCAAATCTTTACTAGATTGGGTGTACTTTTCATGCTTGGCCCTTTGCATAATTccattcaaaaataaatacatcccTCTTGTGAAATTGTAGATacctctctttgtaataatttaaatggaaaaataaaaaacaactGCTCTAACTCTTGGATTTGACTTATTATGCACTTGTGAGCTATTGTACACCATGTCTTTCACCATTAAGATCTAAGATGAGCAGGTCTTGGTTCCCTATGACCAGgtacaaacaaaaacatataAGATGCAACTTCAGCTCACAACCACTTCCCCCTCGAATCAGAACACAGATCACTCAAATTAAAAAAGGCTGACACATCAGAACAGAGGTTAACTACCAACCAACAAAAGATGCATGAGGCTTAACCCCTTTGATCGAAAATTGTTAGCAGCAATTAGGTAAAGTAGCACCCCATATGCAAGGACAGCTTCAGATAAGGATATAAAGCAAGGGCATAAGTTTGACCAGTAATTGACCCTCTTCACACACTAATTACCAATAGACCCAAAATGTCACACCATGATTTCACTTTTCCTAGCCAGAGATTAGACTTGACACGACAGTTCTTTTAGTTTTAGTATGACAAAGAACACCAATGTATTAATGAATGGTACTGTATTCAGGCCATCTCATTATCATGGTCAGAAGATATACTACACCGGAA
The Brachypodium distachyon strain Bd21 chromosome 2, Brachypodium_distachyon_v3.0, whole genome shotgun sequence genome window above contains:
- the LOC100828081 gene encoding probable ADP,ATP carrier protein At5g56450, coding for MSEDALAAAGARADGEARAGRRRAWEFKRDLAAGALMGGAVHTVVAPIERVKLLLQTQDGNAALLGRSRRFRGFFDCVGRTVRDEGVLSLWRGNGTAVIRYYPSVALNFSLKDLYRSILKDAGTSADNKFRSIALTNFVAGAAAGCTTLVIIYPLDIAHTRLAADIGRTDTRQFKGIRHFIQTIYKKNGIRGIYRGLPASLHGMVVHRGLYFGGFDTAKDTLVPLESPLWQRWATAQAVTSTAGLISYPLDTVRRRMMMQSGMEVQMYSGTLDCWRKVYKAEGIRSFYRGALSNMFRSTGAAAILVLYDEVKKFMNGGGS